The Paenibacillus polymyxa M1 DNA segment TCTGCGTATCATGCTTTCACCTCAGTACGAGATTGTTCCCCGCCGTCCGGCTTAACCGGTGCAGACAACTTATTTTTAAGAAAAGCCATTCCAAACTTCACCGTAATTCCCGTATATACAGCCATGTTAGTGATCCAGCTGTATTGCTGTTTATAATGCTTACGATGAAATACCCACATCGCTCTATGAAACTCATAAATAATTTTCAAAGGACGACGGCGAGCACTGCCTCCTTTGATATGAATAATATATGTGCGTGGGTAGTAGTAAATGCCCCAACCGGCTTGTTTAATCCGATAACACCAGTCTATATCCTCACCATACATAAAAAAGGTTTCGTCCAATCCGCCGACCTGGTCAATCGTCTCCTTACGCACCAGCATAAAAGCACCAACCAGTACATCTACAGGATACTCATCATCGGGGCTTAGATGCCCAAGCTGATATTGGTTGTACTTCGGGTTATCCGGGTAACGCTTCGACCAGCCGAAAGCATAGTAAAAAGACGCCGACGGCGTTGGAAACCCTCGCTTACAAGCCTTGTCTAGCGAGCCATCCGGCAGAATGACCTTACAGCCCGATGCCCCCATCTCCGGGTGTGTATCCATAAACTGAATCATTGTATCCAGCGTATCCGGCTGCACCAACGTATCGGAGTTCAATAGCAATACATAACGCCCGCTAGCTACTTCCATCCCCTGATTGTTCGCCTTGGCAAACCCTGTATTATCCTTATTAGCTATCAATGTAATATCCGGGTACGCAGCACGAATAGCCTCAACAGACCCGTCACTGGAGTGATTATCGATAACAATCACTTCATATCGATACTGCGTCTTTGACGCATACACTGACTGCAAACAATCCAGCGTCAATCGACACGTATTATAGTTGACGACCAGTATGCTTACATCCATATTTAAAACGCTCCTGACAAATTCAGTAATCTATTCTACTATCGCCTATTATAGCATACCGTGCAGGCCACGGGGCGCAAAAAAGCACATAACTTGTAACCTTGCATAGTTAGTAGAATTTCACAAAATTCGATTCCAGTCGCTCCAAAGTGCAAATATAGACAAACGAAACCATTTCGATCTATATATTGTTCATTGGAAGTCGTTTATTAGATTTTTGTAAAATCCTCGGTTGAGGTCTAAATTTCATCGTGGTAAGATATACATGGAAAAAGGGCTGGTGCCAGCCAGCCCCGCGCAACCAACGCTCCAAGAGCGGACGGTTTTAGAACAATCAGGCCGAAAATAGACCCTTCCTTGCGGGGGCGGTCTATTTTCGTTTGTTAAACTCTAACAGTGTGACGATTAACGCCCCGAACGTCAGCATTAAACTGAGCGCCTCAAACACTGTCACAGGCTTCACCCCCCTCCTCGGGAGAGTTAGCCGACCGCCCTTGCCAGCTCTATCGGTTGCACGCTTCAATTATACTATATATTTCCAAAAAGGAACACGCATTCGATGGTATTTTATCTAGCATTCATTTGCACCTTTGATTATTTGACGCTCCTATATGGAAAAAAGTTTCAATATTTTTCTTTCCATCTTCTATAATTTCCCCAATATAAAAACTAACTTATAAATCCAGTTGTCTAACCGTGACTGCCTATAGAATGGAGACTGCCCAATATATCTCATACGAGAAAGCACACCCTTTTGGTAGCTATCCAGGAATTGATCCACATCTCTGTACAATTGAGAAGGCATGTCTTGTCCATATAGTTGAACAAATTGCCGGGCTTGCTTACTTAAAATATAGCGATTTTTTCCTTTCACAAATCTACTTAGTCTCTTCCTCCACTTGCCGATCCAGCCATCCGTTGACCCTCCGAGCACATTGTTTTGATGCTGCCGATACCAAATGGACGGCTCAGGATCAAAAACGACCTCACCAAAAGCGGCGGTACATAAGTAAATCCACCAGTCATGCATGATAATGTTATCCAAAGTATCTGGCATTCTCGTTTTCACGAACTGAAGTGTTTGTTTATTGATTACCATGGTACAACCTACACATACATTCTCGATGAGAGCATTATATAAGGATAAAGGTCTGGGAATATCGGCTGGCCATACCTTGAGGGGTTCCAAGTTTTGAGAGACCATTTGGGTAGCAGAACAGTACATCAGCGGGCGGCTCTCATCCTTTTCCCTGAGCTGAGCTACAGCCCGAGCAAGCTTGTTCGGCATCCAAACATCATCCTGATCACAAAAAGCATAATAGTCGAATGTCTCGGAAGATCTTTGAATCAGATCAAAAAAACTCGCAATAACTCCTTCATTGCTCTCGGGATATAAAACAACCCGTTGAGGATAACGCTGCTTCAGCGCATTCAATTTGGAAATCGTATCATCTGTTGAGCCATCATCACGAATTAGAATCTGAGTATTTACGTCTTTCTGATTGATCAGGCTTTCTAATTGCTCATCTAAATAAGTTGCTCCATTATATGTAGATAACAAAATTTGTACACTGGGCTTTTCCAGAATAATGCCCTCCTTATAGCTCCATATATGACGAACTGTCTTATACATTATAATACTCATTGAGCTTGATCGACATATGTCCCTAGATAATAAAATCTCCCAATCATAACATGATGGGAGATCGCTGCAGATATATAGTCTACCTCTATTTATTGGAATTTTCCAGATACTCTTTTAAAAAATCCCGTAATCCTTCACGCCAATTTCGCAAATCATTCAGCCCATTGGTTCGAATCGCTATATGCTCCATGACCGAATTACGTGGACGTGCTGCAGGCCTAGGGAATTGTTCTGTACTACATGGGTCCAATTTTGCTGTTATCTTGGCACCTAATAGTCCTGCCGCATCCTGAAAAATAGCTTGCGTAAACTCATACCAAGTACAAGCACCGCTATTGGACGCATGATATACGCCATACTTATCAGTTTGAACCAATTCTGCCAAAAAGCGAGCCAAATCCACCGTATAGGTGGGTGCGCCTTTCTGGTCGTTCACAACCTGAAGATGTGGCTTTTCCTGTCCAAGCTTCAGCATTGTTTTTACAAAATTGTTCCCGTGTAATCCGTATACCCAAGAAGTACGAACAATAAAATATCTGGAGGAAAGTGTTTGGGCCAGTATCTCTCCGGACCGCTTGGACTTTCCGTAAATACTCTGCGGATTCGTATTGTCATACTCATGATACGGTTGCTCCGCTGTTCCATCGAACACGTAATCCGTGCTGATATACACCAGCTTGGCTCCTGCTTTTTCCGCAGCCAACGCCATATTGCGTGTTCCCGACGCATTGACTTGGTAAGCCGTGTCTATATCAGACTCGGCTGCATCCACTGCCGTATACGCTGCACAGTGGATGATAGCATCAGGTTGGTACTGTCCCACGATCTTTACAACCTGCTCCAAGTCCGTAATATCCAGCTGTTCCCGATCGTATCCAAAGACATCAAGTCCCTGGCCCTGAAAAACGTTTACTACATCTTTGCCAAGTTGACCGGATGCTCCAGTAACCAGCACCTTCATCTTACGCATCCCCCAAGCGGGAACCGTACTGCTTAGCATAATATTGCTGGTACTCGCCGGATTGAATACGAGTCCACCATTCTTTGTTGTCCAAGTACCAACGGATTGTTTCTTTAATGCCTGTTTCAAAAGAGTGCTTTGGCTTCCAGCCCAGCTCATTCATGGTCTTCGTTGGATCAATGCCATAACGGCGATCATGACCCGGGCGATCCTGTACATACGAAATCAGAGATTCTGGCTTGCCCAGATCCTCCAATACCGTTTTGACAATATGCACATTTGTCCGCTCATTATTTCCACCGATATTGTATACCTCACCAAGCTTCCCTTGATGAATGACCAGATCAATTGCGCTGCAATGGTCCTCCACATACAACCAATCGCGGATGTTCAAGCCATCTCCATATACAGGTAGCTGCTGATCACTCAACGCCCGCGAAATCATCAGTGGAATCAGCTTTTCCGGAAACTGGTACGGACCATAGTTATTGGAACAACGAGTGATATTCACAGGTAGACCAAAGGTTTCATGATATGCACGAACCAGCAGATCCCCACCTGCCTTAGAAGCAGAGTAAGGACTATTGGGCTGCAGCGGAGTTTCCTCTGTAAACAAGCCCGTTTCACCCAGAGATCCGTACACCTCATCTGTCGATACCTGTACAAACTTGGTCACATTATATTTCTTGGCTGCGTCCAACAGTACCTGTGTACCAAATACGTTGGTTTTCACAAATACTTCAGGCTCCAAAATACTTCGATCCACATGCGACTCTGCCGCAAAATTCACCACCACATCAATTCCCTGCTGCATCAGCTGGTCAATCGCTTGCGCGTCAGTAATATCCGCTTTCATGAAGGTATGTTTAGGGTGATTTTCAATGGATTTCAAATTTTCCAGATTACCTGCATAGGTAAGCGCATCTATATTCACAATTTCGTATTCTGGATGCTGTTTTAACATATACAATACAAAGTTACTGCCAATAAATCCGGCACCGCCGGTGACAAGAAGTTTCATAAAGACCTCCTAAAATACATTCCGATATATACATAATATGCACTTAAATCAAGAAGGAACTATCAACAATGAATAACGCTCTTACTTTGTCGTTCCCTATTTAGTCGAAATTAATCTCCGCATTTGCTAATATAGGTTGCTTCTGATCCTTCTCCGAAAGAATTGCATGGGAAGTTGGCCAATCAATCCCAAGTGCCGGATCATTCCAGAGTATACCACGATCATCCTCAGGTGAATAATACTCATCTACCTTATAAAACACCTGGGTATTAGGCACAAGCGTACAGAATCCGTGAGCAAAACCTTTAGGGACCAGTAATTGACGTTTATTGTGTTCACTCAAAATCACCCCAACCCATTGACCGAATGTCGGGGAACTTTTACGAATATCCAGAATCACATCATAGATGGCTCCTGAGATCACACGAATGAGTTTTGTTTGTGCTTTTGGCTTAAGCTGATAATGCAAGCCACGAATAACTCCAGTCTCCACAGACAATGATTGATTATCCTGAATAAAATCATGACTAATCCCGTTTTGTTTCATGACTTGTTCATTGTAGCTTTCCATAAAAAAACCACGATGATCACCATGAACCACAGGTTCAATAACTTTTGCACCTTCCAGTTTCAAAGGGATTACCTTCATAAGTCTGCATCCTCCCTTTATTTAAAGCTTTAGTTTTCCAAATTCTTCACCAAAGACGATATCCTTGGCTAATTCATTAGCACGTGCAAGAGATGGGTGAGTTCCCGCATCCGTCCACCATCCTTGGAGAACATCATATGTCAATGTTCCATTAGCAATATATGCATTGTTGACGTCAGTGATCTCAAGTTCTCCACGAGCTGAAGGTTCAAGTGTTTTAACAATTTCAAACACACTATGATCGAACATATAAATTCCTGTTACAGCATAATTGCTTTTTGGATCTTTAGGTTTTTCTTCAATAGACACAATTCGTTTCCCCTGAAGCTCAGCCACTCCAAAACGGTGTGGATCTTGTACCTGCTGAAGAAGGATCTTCGCACCCGTGATTTGATTGCGAAAATTGTCCACAAATGGTGCAATGTCATCTTCAAATACATTATCGCCCAAAATAACAACCATTTGATCATCGCCTACAAATTGTTCTGCCAGGTCGAGCGCTTGCGCAATCCCACCAGCTTCGTCTTGGACTTTGTAAGTGAATGTTACGCCCATTTCACGACCACTACCAAGAAGGTTAACGACATCTCCCATATGCTCTTTACCTGTAACGATAAGAATATCGTGTATGCCAGCTTGCTTGAGCTTGGATACGGAATGGAAAATCATTGGATATTTACCCACTGGCAGCAGATGTTTATTTGTTACTTTGGTTAAGGGGTAGAGGCGAGAACCTGTACCTCCTGCAAGAATTATACCTTTCATAATAAATGACCTCCATAAAATGTAAATTTAA contains these protein-coding regions:
- a CDS encoding glycosyltransferase family 2 protein, whose translation is MDVSILVVNYNTCRLTLDCLQSVYASKTQYRYEVIVIDNHSSDGSVEAIRAAYPDITLIANKDNTGFAKANNQGMEVASGRYVLLLNSDTLVQPDTLDTMIQFMDTHPEMGASGCKVILPDGSLDKACKRGFPTPSASFYYAFGWSKRYPDNPKYNQYQLGHLSPDDEYPVDVLVGAFMLVRKETIDQVGGLDETFFMYGEDIDWCYRIKQAGWGIYYYPRTYIIHIKGGSARRRPLKIIYEFHRAMWVFHRKHYKQQYSWITNMAVYTGITVKFGMAFLKNKLSAPVKPDGGEQSRTEVKA
- a CDS encoding putative holin-like toxin; translation: MKPVTVFEALSLMLTFGALIVTLLEFNKRK
- a CDS encoding glycosyltransferase family 2 protein, with protein sequence MYKTVRHIWSYKEGIILEKPSVQILLSTYNGATYLDEQLESLINQKDVNTQILIRDDGSTDDTISKLNALKQRYPQRVVLYPESNEGVIASFFDLIQRSSETFDYYAFCDQDDVWMPNKLARAVAQLREKDESRPLMYCSATQMVSQNLEPLKVWPADIPRPLSLYNALIENVCVGCTMVINKQTLQFVKTRMPDTLDNIIMHDWWIYLCTAAFGEVVFDPEPSIWYRQHQNNVLGGSTDGWIGKWRKRLSRFVKGKNRYILSKQARQFVQLYGQDMPSQLYRDVDQFLDSYQKGVLSRMRYIGQSPFYRQSRLDNWIYKLVFILGKL
- the rfbD gene encoding dTDP-4-dehydrorhamnose reductase, which codes for MKVLVTGASGQLGKDVVNVFQGQGLDVFGYDREQLDITDLEQVVKIVGQYQPDAIIHCAAYTAVDAAESDIDTAYQVNASGTRNMALAAEKAGAKLVYISTDYVFDGTAEQPYHEYDNTNPQSIYGKSKRSGEILAQTLSSRYFIVRTSWVYGLHGNNFVKTMLKLGQEKPHLQVVNDQKGAPTYTVDLARFLAELVQTDKYGVYHASNSGACTWYEFTQAIFQDAAGLLGAKITAKLDPCSTEQFPRPAARPRNSVMEHIAIRTNGLNDLRNWREGLRDFLKEYLENSNK
- the rfbB gene encoding dTDP-glucose 4,6-dehydratase encodes the protein MKLLVTGGAGFIGSNFVLYMLKQHPEYEIVNIDALTYAGNLENLKSIENHPKHTFMKADITDAQAIDQLMQQGIDVVVNFAAESHVDRSILEPEVFVKTNVFGTQVLLDAAKKYNVTKFVQVSTDEVYGSLGETGLFTEETPLQPNSPYSASKAGGDLLVRAYHETFGLPVNITRCSNNYGPYQFPEKLIPLMISRALSDQQLPVYGDGLNIRDWLYVEDHCSAIDLVIHQGKLGEVYNIGGNNERTNVHIVKTVLEDLGKPESLISYVQDRPGHDRRYGIDPTKTMNELGWKPKHSFETGIKETIRWYLDNKEWWTRIQSGEYQQYYAKQYGSRLGDA
- the rfbC gene encoding dTDP-4-dehydrorhamnose 3,5-epimerase, with translation MKVIPLKLEGAKVIEPVVHGDHRGFFMESYNEQVMKQNGISHDFIQDNQSLSVETGVIRGLHYQLKPKAQTKLIRVISGAIYDVILDIRKSSPTFGQWVGVILSEHNKRQLLVPKGFAHGFCTLVPNTQVFYKVDEYYSPEDDRGILWNDPALGIDWPTSHAILSEKDQKQPILANAEINFD
- a CDS encoding sugar phosphate nucleotidyltransferase: MKGIILAGGTGSRLYPLTKVTNKHLLPVGKYPMIFHSVSKLKQAGIHDILIVTGKEHMGDVVNLLGSGREMGVTFTYKVQDEAGGIAQALDLAEQFVGDDQMVVILGDNVFEDDIAPFVDNFRNQITGAKILLQQVQDPHRFGVAELQGKRIVSIEEKPKDPKSNYAVTGIYMFDHSVFEIVKTLEPSARGELEITDVNNAYIANGTLTYDVLQGWWTDAGTHPSLARANELAKDIVFGEEFGKLKL